Genomic DNA from Carnobacteriaceae bacterium zg-C25:
TTGATGTAATGACATTAATGGAACGTTTAAACGCAGATATGAAAGATGCCATGCGTGCAAAAGAAAAAGAAAGATTATCCGTTATTCGAATGCTTAAAGCAAGTGTTCAAAAAGAAGAAATCGAAGTCGGTCGTTCGCTAAATGCCGATGAAGAATTAACCATTTTATCTCGTGAATTAAAACAGCGTAAAGATTCTGTGCGCGAGTTTGAAGCGGCATCACGTGAAGATTTAGCGCAAAAAACAGCTTTTGAAATTGGTGTTGTAGAGCAATACTTACCAAAACAATTGACACACGACGAAGTTAAAGCGATTGTTCAAGAAGTGATTGAACAAACTGGTGCGACTGGCGCAAGTGATTTTGGAAAAGTCATGGGTCAAGTAATGCCAAAAGTTAAAGGTCAAGCAGACGGTAACGTCGTAAACGCTCTTGTCAAAGAATTGTTGAATCGTTAAAAATATGCTGTTGATATTCTGATAAGGAAATCATATGGTCACGCATTTCATGCGTGGCTATTTTCGTCTAGTTCATAAATATGCTATAATGTAGAAGTTAAAATGAGGAGGGAAAACATGTACCAAGCCTTATATCGCGTGTGGCGTCCAAAAAGTTTTGATGATATGGTTGGACAAGAAACAATTGCGAATACATTGAAAAATTCAGTTTTAACTGGAAAGATTTCGCATGCTTATTTATTTTCTGGTCCTCGTGGAACAGGAAAAACAAGTGCGGCAAAAATTTTAGCTAAAGCGGTCAACTGTCTTCAATCACAAGATGGACAACCGTGTAATGCGTGTGAAATCTGTACGGCAGCCAATGACGGCATGCTCGGTGATATTATTGAAATTGATGCGGCAAGTAATAATGGCGTTGATGAAATTCGTGATATTCGTGATAAATCACGCTATGCACCAACTCGCGCTCGTTATAAAGTGTATATTATCGATGAAGTCCATATGCTGTCGATTGGAGCATTTAATGCACTACTCAAAACGTTGGAAGAACCAACACAAAATGTTATTTTTATTTTAGCGACTACAGAAGTGCATAAAATTCCAGCA
This window encodes:
- a CDS encoding GatB/YqeY domain-containing protein, encoding MTLMERLNADMKDAMRAKEKERLSVIRMLKASVQKEEIEVGRSLNADEELTILSRELKQRKDSVREFEAASREDLAQKTAFEIGVVEQYLPKQLTHDEVKAIVQEVIEQTGATGASDFGKVMGQVMPKVKGQADGNVVNALVKELLNR